DNA sequence from the Zonotrichia albicollis isolate bZonAlb1 chromosome 29, bZonAlb1.hap1, whole genome shotgun sequence genome:
GATGTTGGTGTGGATATTCCAGGGATGTTGGTGTGGATATTCCATAGATATTGGTGTGGATATTCCATGGATATTGGTGTGGATATTCCAGGGATGTTGGTGTGGATATTCCAGGGATATCAGTGTGAATATTCCATAGATATTGGTGTGGATATTCCATAGATATCGGTGTGGATATTCCAGGGACTTTGGTGTGGATTTCTCCTGTGTGAGCTCCCCCAGTGCTGGCAATTCCAGAGGTGCccctggatgtgctgctgcGCTCCCTGCAGTGGCCACAGCCCCTGTTTTTAACCCTGTCCCTGTTCTCTCTGTCCCAAAGCCCCGGAGAGCCGGAGCCCAGCTCGGTGACGGGGccctgtgggcacagcctggccctgctcctgtccccacgcagctgcagccaggtgggTGCCCCTGTTCCTCGGCAATCAGCTCCCCCTGTCCTTGCTGGGTCCatcctggggcagctccaggcctccctgagcagcccctgtgtccccacaggtcCTTTTTGGTGGGGATACCACtggatttggggtcccaaaGGGGCCCTCAGTGCCAACCTGGGTCTCTCCAGGGATTGCTGGGCATTCATGGTCAGAGGGGCAGCCCCTGCACCAGCGCCTGGAGCTGCCCACCCGTGCCTTGTGCCCACACCAGTGGCTTGCCAGGAAACCCAGAACTCCCTGAGCACCTCCTGGCCCTGTTGCTGCATCCCGTGGCTGgttcctcctccccagccatccctgctttccccacatCCCATTCCTTCTCCTTCACCATCTGTTTTTCCACATCCAATCCCTCCTCCCTCACCATGCCTGCTTCCCCCACACTCAATTCCTCCTCCCTCACCATCTCTGCTTTCCTCGTGGCCAATTCCCCCTCCCTCACCATCTCTGCTTTCCTCGTGGCCAATTCCTCCTCCCTCACCATCTCTGCTTTCCTCGTGGCCaattccccctccctccccatctCTCCATGCCCGTAcccattccctgctccctcaccagctctgtttttccctgcaggagctctgggctcaccCAGGAGCCGATCCCGAGGGTTTCCCCATGGAATAGGAGCTTTTCCAGGTGCCTGGGCACACGAGAAGCTGAAGTTGGTCGCCCCGGGGCACCCGAACCCACCGTGCCCTGGAGCCCCCGGCCTCTGCCATGAATGATGCATCCACCATGGATTATGAACTGCTCTCCCCGTCCCTGGTGGAGCACCCCGCCGGCGCCGCGGGCATGGATGCCGAGCAGAAAACTGTCTTTGCCTTCGTCATCTTCCTCCTGGTGTTCCTGGTGATGCTGATGGTGCGCTGCTTCCGCATCCTGCTGGACCCCTACAGCCGCATGCCCGCCTCCTCCTGGACGGACCACAAGGAGGGCTTGGAGCGGGGCCAGTTCGACTACGCCCTGGTGTGAGGGGAGCCCGGGCCGAGCTCCAGCCCCgctgtccctccatccatccatccatccatccatccatccatccatccacccatccctccctccctcccaccctccGCAGGGATGCTCCGGGCCGGGGGGCGAGCAGGGGGTCCGGCCCCAGGGAGGTTTTCTAGGCGTTTCTCTCTTTTCTAAGCACTTTTCATTTCTCTCGGCAGCCCGTGGGACGCTGGGGGTGGGACAGGGGGGCTGGACGGGGACCCCggtgccccccgtgcccccgGGCACCGCGGACGGGGCATGGCGGGACCTGCCCTCGGCCCGCGGggcccctgggctgggctgggctctgcccggTGCCAGGCCCGAGCTTTGACCCCCGCTGCCCCCCGTGAGtgccccctggcagtgcccccgTGGTCCAGTGCGTGTCCATGTGTCCTGTAGCTGAGCTGTGTCCGTCAGGGGTTTCTCGGCACCGGCCCCCAGTGCTGGCTTTGTTCCTCCTCTGTGccactcccgagcccccccaaaagggaggggaggctggagaCCCCTCTGTGCAGCCCCCCTTGGGCTCCAGTTCTGTCCGTGCCCAGCTGGTGACAATGGAGCCAGGGGCACTCctggcctggggacaccaggacgGGTCAGGGGTCCCCAAAACACCCGGGAGAGGCTCCTGGGCCATCCCTGCCGGGGTGTCCGGCCCTCCCCGGGCTCTCCAGGGCTCTGCAAGTGGCCGAGGGGCTGCCAAGGGCCGTGGTGGGCAGCGGGAGGGTCCTGCCAAGGGATTTGGGCCCGGTGGGGAGGGAGAACCTCGCCCCCCTCTATGGAAATGAAGGGATTTGGAAATAAAGCAGCACCGTGCCGACCCCAGCCGGCTCCTGCTCCGCTCTGTGCTGCGTCCCGGGAGGGGAACGGGACCCTCCAAAACcctgggggcaggaggaggaggaagagcgaGGGGTCATtgtgggtgctgcaggagtGACCACCAGGTCACTCTGTCCCCAGGACATGGGGACCCAGCCCGGCCACCTCCTGTCCCAGCACGGTCCGGCACAAATCCCCGCTCACACACGGAGCTGTTCCAGGACATTTTGCGGCTGTCCGAGCCCCAGTTTGCCCCTGCCGGGTGTTGTCCCCTCTGCCCGGTTCTGTCCCCTCTGCCCGGTTCTGCCCCCTCTGCCCGGTTCTGTCCCCTCTCTCCGGTGCTGTCCCCACTGCCCGGTTCTGTCCCCTCTGCCCGgtgctgtcccctctgcccggttctgtcccctctctccggcgctgtccccactgtccggTTCTGTCCCCTCTCTCCGGTGCTGTCCCCTCTCTCCGGTTCTGTCCCCTCTGCCCGGTTCTGTCCCCTCTCTCCGGCGCTGTCCCCGCTCCCTGCCGGCCCCGGGTGCCGCAGTCCCGCCCGCCCTCTGCTGGCACCGCGCTCCGTCTGCGCTGGCAGCCGGGAAGAGCTCCCAAAAACCGGGAATATCGGCCTGGAAGGAGCGTCTGGGCTGGACCACATCGGCCCAACCCCGGCCAAGCCACCCAGGgccaggacagggacatctaacacagctccagcctggccttggcactgccagggatccacagctgctctgggaattccatcccagccaggaattccttcccaatacccACCCAAATTCCCCAGTCTGGtccagtttgaagccattccctgtgtcctgtccctccctccttgtccccagcccctctcctggagcccctttaggctcTGAGCTcttccccagagccttctccaggctggacaatcCCAATTCCATCTCCAAGGAAGCTCCAGGTTGGGAGCTCCCAATCTGTGCCCACACAAAGACACAGCTCCAATTAacccaaaataattttattgttGCTGTTGCTTCTGATACAAAAAAGGAATTCCACAAAGAGCCACCTCTCTGTGCGGGACAAGGGGCACAGGTTTGGGGTTTCAACacttccccccaaaaaaaaccaaccagcaAGAAATGTCaatataaaacaaattaaaaaaaaaaccaaaaaaacccaaaaaacaaaccaaaacaccacaccagagaggaggagaggaaaccTTGAGCTTTGAGACTTTGGCtcaacacacgcacacaaacccagctctgctaatttattattattattattattaatactttttggattttggtttttcttttttttaaaaaaaagcacctgttggaaaaaaacaaaccaaaaataataattaaaaaaaaaaaccaaaaaaacaatcCCAAACATCAGGCCACCCATCCTGTCACAAGCTCTGGGACTCTTGTAAAATCCAGAGTCTGGAGCTGCTTTGAAGAGTTTTCAAGTTTGCCTGGAGCCCCGATACAGTAAACACACACATCCCCCACCCCAGAGAAATTCCCACCCCTCCAAAAAAACgtaaaactacaggaaaatgcACTCCTGACAGCACCGAGCCAGCATTGCTTTGGTGGTTTTCCATAAATATGGGagggtggatggatggacacaGTGCAGAACGCTGGCCAGGAACCAGCACCCAGGAGCTGTGAGCACCTTGGACTGGGGatgaggcagctcctgggaatgagcacCTTTATCCCGGGAATGAGCATCTTAATCATGGGAATCAGCACCTTTATCCCGGGAATGAGCATCTTTTAGCACAGGAATGAGCACCTTTATCCCGGGAATGAGCATCTTAATCATGGGAATCAGCACCTTTATCCCAGGAATGAGCATCTTTTAGCACAGGAATGAGCATCTTTAACCTGGGAATGAGCACCTTTTATCCTGGGAATCAGCACCTTTTATCCCGGGAAGGAGCCTCTTTTATCCTGGGAATTATCACATTTTATCCTGGGAATGAGCACCTTAATTACAGGAATCAGCACCTTCTGTCTTGGGAATCAGCACCTTTATCCCAGGAATGAGCACCTTTATCCTGGGAATGAGCATCTTAATCACAGGAATCAGCACTTTTATCCCGGGAATGAGCAGATCCCCAGCTGGGAGTGTCCTGGATGAGGGGGagaggtgggagcagagggaagggagtCCCTGCTCTTTGGCTTTTGGGAGCTTTGTGAGCTGTGGCTCGGGCTTGGTCCTCAGAGCAGAGCATCCCCAGAGGAGCTGATCCCACAGGGACATTTTCCATGGCTGATCCCACAGGGACATTCCCCATGGTTGTCCTGACAGGTCTGATCCTAGCAGGACATTCCCCACGGCTGTCCCAGCAAGTGCTGATCCCACAGGGACATTCTCCATGGATGTCCTGGTGGTGGCTGATCCTACAAGGACAGTTCCTGTGGTGGCTGATCCCACAGGGACATCCCCATGGCTGTCCCATCAGGTGCTGATTCTACAGGGACATCCCCATGGCTATCCTGGTGGTGGTTGATCCTACAAGAACAGTTCCTGTGGTGGCTGATCCTACAGGGACATTCCCCATGGCTGTCCCAGCAGGTGCTGATCCCACAGAGACATTCCCCATGGCTGATTCCACAGGACATCCCCATGGCTGTTCCTGTGGTGGCAGAGCTTAGCAGGACATCCTCCATGGCTGTTCCTGTGGTAGCAGAGCTTAGCAGGACATCCTCCATGGCTGTCCCATCAGGTGCTGATCCCACAGGGACGTTTCCCATGGCTGATCCTAGTAGGACATCCCCATGGATGTCCCATCAGGTGCTGATCCTACAAGGACAGTTCCCACGGCTGTTCCTGTGGTGGCTGATCCCACAGGGACATTCTGATGGCTGATCCCACAGGGACATTCTCCATGGCTGTCCTGGTGGTGGCTGATCCTACAAGGACAGGTCCTGGTGGTGGCTGATCCCATATGGACATTCCCCATGGCTGATCCCTCAGGGACATCCCCATGGCTGTCCTGGTGGTAGCAGATCCTACAAGGACAGTTCCTGTGGTGGCTGATCCCACAGGGACATCCCCATGGCTGTCCTGGTGGTGGCTGATCCTACAAGGACAGGTCCTGTGGTGGCTGATCCCAGTAGGACATCCTCCATGGCTGTCCCATCAGGTGC
Encoded proteins:
- the CTXN1 gene encoding cortexin-1, with protein sequence MNDASTMDYELLSPSLVEHPAGAAGMDAEQKTVFAFVIFLLVFLVMLMVRCFRILLDPYSRMPASSWTDHKEGLERGQFDYALV